A single region of the Stigmatella aurantiaca genome encodes:
- a CDS encoding hybrid non-ribosomal peptide synthetase/type I polyketide synthase, translated as MNTSEFVVYLQQKGIELWLEGDVLRFRAPPGHLTPELRTALKDKKEQLVAHLRSASRAANLQAAASPQPVESSRFAPFPLTDIQNAYWVGRQGAFDTGNVAAHSYLELAFDSLDLPRLEGVLQRLIEYHDMLRMVVLPSGEQVVLETVPPFTLTAYDLAGAPARQAEAHLETIRAELSHQVLPADRYPLFDVRATKVAGGRVHLHISFDLLTADAFSVQILIEQCASLYLNPGAPLVPFKKTFRDYCVQSAQRTDPNSRAYQNSLAYWRDRLEKMPNAPDLPLVNDTDVKGQHHFVRRKAGLDQASWRAFRSHAKAAGITSSMALAAAYGETLRAYSRSNRLTLNLTLFNRLPLIEDVERIVGDFTSGILLELDGSKPESFADRARRLQRQFLNDLEHSAVSSVKVLREAMRLGRWDAGTAMPYVFTSLISETGRSLSMSEGVKIVDVISQTPQVWLDHQVFELDGGIYYSWDSVDALFPAGLIDAVFESYGRLLRRLADDASAWEALSQQPLVPAQQASRAEYNATERPVPSERMESLFLRQAERQPSAAAVISGDQVLSYGEIERRSARVAAWLLAQGAKPGQLVAIVAEKGLEQVVAALAILRAGAAYLPLSPSLPPERLHGLLEEAQSSIVLTQSALETSLRWPQGTRCLAVDRDALLESPKAALPPVQGNGLAYVIYTSGSTGRPKGVMIDHRGAVNTLLDMNERFNVGPQDRILALSSLSFDLSVYDIFGALAAGGAIVMPEPGTSRDPARWQALLEKTGVTIWNSVPALMDMLVEYSEGSGLRLPDSLRLVLMSGDWIPVTLPGRIRALSKNVELISLGGATEASIWSILYRIGDVGAGWRSIPYGRPMVNQRFYVLDEALEPCPDWVAGQMYIGGIGLSLGYYRDPVRTAERFITHPRTGERLYATGDLGRFMPDGNIEFLGREDFQVKIQGYRIELGEIEAALDSHPSVRSSVVNAVGKPGGTRRLVAYVVPGEGEASASPASAPPASAPSLASAPKLVHEYSVLESQGPGLITDAVERLEFKLKQHNLRPDSGSRTSVPLQKPELNEAFRKKYMERQSAQSFLSEPVSLERLSELLSSLMPISLEDSMMPKYRYASAGGLYPVQVYLHVKPGRVGGLAGGTYYYHPKRHELVLLTADAALDPSQHASRNQPVFEAAAFSVFLVGKLSAIEPLYGTMARDFCMLEAGYIAQLLMSAAPSHKLGLCPIGVMNFEPLRAQFALDEHHVLLHSFVGGGAGIAATVAAPAPKAVSASLADELRRYLASKLPEYMVPSSFVMLEALPLTSNGKVDRGALRPPAEPVEAAQPVRRTPGSDVERSLAAIVQEVLHLDEVDVHRNFFDLGGTSVHIVQMHRRMKERLKTDIPIAQMFRYTTISALAEFINSQRAPAAPTVAVSPPPAPVVKAAVVPAPAIREEAAPRAPSVSAVPTARETALTPSTGRQEPIAIVGMSGRFPGAKNLGEFWRNLRDGVESVSFLTEKELRQSMDDPSMLRDPNYVRASSALEDVEFFDADLFGFMPKQARITDPQHRIFMECVWEAIEDAGYNPRKLDKLVGVYAGAIISNYLLFNLGPSVGREGAVRDLQTLIGNDKDYLATHVSYKLGLKGPSLSVQSACSTSLVAVHLACQALANKECDMALAGGVSVRLPQKSGYLYEQGGILSPDGHCRAFDANAQGTIFGSGAGVVVLKRLSDALADGDSIRAVIRGSAINNDGSLKIGYTAPSQDGQAAVISAALAAAGVSPSTLGYIETHGTGTPLGDQIELSALQQVFGSSTGADGRCPIGSVKTNVGHLEVAAGIAGLIKTVLSLQHRRLPPSLHFKKPNPQLEAGSSSFYVNTQLSEWPAGQHPRRAGVSSFGIGGTNAHVVLEEAPAHGRPVAERERPLHVLSLSARSEVALKALAGRYAQHLASCGPVNLADVCHTANTGRAQFNHRLALVAESPAQLSQQLALFAEGSEAGQAVVGQAPSAGKTEVVFLFTGQGSQHEGMGRELYETQPTFRASIQKSDELLKPVLKESLVEVLYGGKGHLLEQSGVSQPALFAVEYALAQLWMSWGVKPAAVMGHSLGEYVAACVAGMCTQEEGLKLVAARGRLMQQLPEAGEMVAVLAAEGKVREALAGYEQSVSVAAVNGPEETVVSGRAAQVEQVVSKLKEKGVECRKLKTTHAFHSPLMEPMLEAFEKEAGQVKWKRPEIELVSNVSGGQVKGEEGLKGEYWKKHIRQPVKYWEGLKGLYEKGYRVFVEVGPKPTLVNVGKRSLPGGEAEWLGSLKQGSNEWQQMLGSVGKLYVKGVGVDWAGFDQDYPRAKVALPTYAFQRERYWIERSRRTAASAVSSPGARQLLGRRVSSPTLKETVFESFVSTRAFPFIEDHRVNGAAVLPATIYMEMAQAAAGELFGAGCHTVEGLLIQEALVLQDDAERALQLVLSSSGDDAFSFQIFSAQAGPAEPQREASWTLHTAGTIRKAQKGASAPQPLSVEGLLSWCRQTVPVTALYENFEARGISYGETFRGIQKLHIGRKEALAWVQLPESLDSDAALAPIHPALLDACLQVCGATQLEEGVPAQEDVLYLPVGMKRFQLWRAPGTACWSHVSIQSQDAASDKTLTGSVRLLDATGAVCAEIEGLQFRQVSRAALNRALQTGREWTYEVKWEQRPRTGILEDAVLEGTWWVLADSAGLGAGLIESLQERGARCVVVHPGSAYEARGDRTFTVNPARAEDFERLLVDAQGPAQLPCRGILHLWGLDEGLPVEEAQALGCRSVLNLVQALGKSRVEVSPQLWILTRGTQRTGHETQPPSLTHSALWGLGRTLGIEHPELSVSLVDLDVGSRDPSLLMEELLLGPDGEQVAFRNGQRYVSRLARCAAPNTQSPAVRLRDDVSYLLTGGLGAIGLQVAQWMVERGARHLVVMGRKEAGSAAQEALKPLKEAGAQIRLEQGDVSQPGDVARVLATLAQSGPPLRGVMHLAGVVEDGMLQQLDWARFQRVLAPKLQGSWNLHAQTQGMDLDFFVLFSSSSSLMGAAGQGNYAAANAFLDSLAHHRRALGLKAVSINWGPWSGSGMAAAFVGTDQRRWADFIEPAQGLELLGWAMSAGQAQVAVLPVDWAKYFQRFGDTGATKFLSRMLEETRGGAARTREPKLVERLKGLTRNRQQDVLLEYVYHQVTQVLGLDASRPLAGNQRLFDVGMDSLLAVELRNRFQSTLGVERPLSSTLVFDHPSVDALTTHLAAEWLQLEPLTPSAGQKPEGEEAAAQTLANLEQLPQKELGSLLDEKLALLEKLMGES; from the coding sequence ATGAACACGTCCGAATTCGTCGTTTACCTCCAGCAGAAGGGCATCGAGCTCTGGCTGGAGGGGGACGTGTTGCGCTTCCGCGCGCCTCCTGGCCACCTCACGCCGGAGCTGCGCACGGCGTTGAAGGACAAGAAGGAGCAGCTCGTGGCGCACCTGCGCTCCGCGAGCCGCGCCGCGAACCTTCAGGCCGCGGCGAGCCCGCAGCCGGTGGAGTCCTCGCGCTTTGCTCCGTTCCCTCTCACCGACATCCAGAATGCCTACTGGGTGGGCAGGCAAGGTGCATTCGATACGGGCAACGTCGCGGCCCACAGCTACCTCGAGCTCGCGTTCGACTCGCTCGATCTGCCGCGCCTGGAGGGTGTCCTCCAGCGCCTCATCGAGTACCACGACATGCTCCGCATGGTGGTGCTCCCGTCGGGCGAGCAGGTGGTGCTGGAGACGGTGCCGCCCTTCACCCTCACCGCGTATGACCTCGCCGGAGCGCCAGCCCGTCAGGCCGAGGCGCATCTCGAGACCATTCGCGCGGAACTCTCCCATCAGGTGCTTCCGGCGGACCGGTATCCCCTGTTCGATGTCCGGGCCACGAAGGTGGCCGGTGGACGGGTTCACCTGCACATCAGTTTCGATCTCCTCACGGCCGATGCCTTCAGCGTCCAGATCCTGATCGAACAGTGCGCTTCGCTGTACTTGAATCCCGGCGCGCCGCTGGTGCCGTTCAAGAAGACCTTCCGGGATTACTGCGTCCAGTCCGCTCAGCGCACCGACCCGAACTCCCGGGCGTATCAGAACTCGCTGGCGTACTGGCGGGACCGCCTCGAGAAGATGCCCAACGCCCCCGATTTGCCGCTCGTGAACGACACGGACGTGAAGGGGCAGCACCACTTCGTGCGCCGGAAGGCGGGGTTGGATCAGGCCTCCTGGCGCGCTTTCCGGAGCCATGCGAAGGCCGCGGGCATCACGTCGTCCATGGCCCTGGCCGCCGCCTATGGTGAAACGCTCCGGGCCTACAGCCGGAGCAACCGGCTCACGCTCAACCTGACGCTCTTCAACCGGCTGCCCCTGATCGAGGATGTGGAGCGAATCGTCGGGGACTTCACCTCGGGCATCCTGCTCGAGCTGGATGGCTCGAAGCCCGAGTCCTTCGCCGACAGGGCGCGGCGGCTCCAGCGGCAGTTCCTCAACGACCTGGAGCACTCGGCCGTATCGAGCGTGAAGGTCCTGCGGGAAGCGATGCGTCTGGGCCGCTGGGACGCGGGGACCGCCATGCCCTACGTCTTCACGAGCCTGATCTCGGAGACGGGGCGCTCGTTGAGCATGTCCGAGGGCGTGAAGATCGTCGACGTCATCTCCCAGACGCCCCAAGTGTGGCTCGACCACCAGGTCTTCGAGCTGGATGGCGGCATCTATTACAGCTGGGACTCTGTCGATGCGCTCTTTCCAGCGGGCCTGATCGACGCTGTCTTCGAGAGCTACGGGCGGCTCCTCCGCCGCCTTGCCGATGATGCCTCGGCGTGGGAGGCGCTCTCACAGCAGCCGCTCGTGCCTGCGCAGCAGGCGAGCCGGGCCGAGTACAACGCCACCGAGCGGCCCGTGCCATCCGAGCGGATGGAGTCGCTCTTCCTTCGCCAGGCTGAGCGGCAGCCCAGCGCGGCCGCGGTCATCTCCGGCGATCAGGTGCTCTCGTATGGGGAGATCGAGCGCCGGTCGGCCCGGGTCGCGGCATGGCTGCTCGCCCAGGGCGCCAAGCCCGGCCAGCTCGTGGCAATCGTCGCGGAGAAGGGGCTGGAGCAGGTGGTCGCCGCGCTCGCCATTCTTCGTGCGGGAGCCGCCTACCTGCCGCTGTCTCCATCCCTTCCTCCCGAGCGGCTCCACGGCCTGCTGGAAGAGGCCCAGTCCAGCATCGTCCTCACGCAGTCCGCCCTGGAGACGTCGCTGCGCTGGCCCCAGGGGACCCGCTGCCTCGCGGTGGACCGCGATGCACTTCTCGAGTCTCCCAAAGCCGCACTGCCGCCGGTTCAGGGCAATGGTCTTGCCTATGTCATCTACACCTCGGGTTCGACGGGCCGTCCCAAGGGCGTGATGATTGATCACCGGGGAGCGGTGAACACGCTCCTCGACATGAACGAGCGCTTCAACGTGGGTCCCCAGGACCGGATCCTGGCGCTCTCGTCCCTCAGCTTCGACCTGTCGGTCTACGACATCTTCGGGGCCCTGGCCGCGGGTGGCGCCATCGTGATGCCGGAGCCTGGCACGTCGCGCGATCCCGCCCGGTGGCAGGCGCTGCTGGAGAAGACGGGCGTCACGATCTGGAACTCGGTCCCCGCGCTGATGGACATGCTGGTCGAGTACTCCGAGGGAAGCGGGCTGCGCTTGCCGGACTCGCTGCGCCTGGTCCTGATGAGTGGTGACTGGATCCCGGTCACACTTCCCGGACGCATCCGTGCGCTGTCCAAGAACGTGGAGCTGATCAGCCTCGGTGGCGCGACCGAGGCCTCCATCTGGTCCATTCTGTACCGGATTGGGGACGTGGGCGCCGGCTGGCGCAGCATTCCGTACGGCCGCCCGATGGTGAATCAGCGCTTCTACGTGCTGGATGAAGCGCTGGAGCCTTGCCCGGACTGGGTCGCGGGCCAGATGTACATTGGCGGTATCGGCCTCTCGCTCGGCTATTACCGGGATCCGGTCCGCACCGCCGAGCGGTTCATCACCCATCCCAGGACGGGCGAGCGCCTGTACGCGACGGGCGACCTGGGCCGCTTCATGCCCGATGGGAACATCGAGTTCCTCGGCCGCGAGGACTTCCAGGTCAAGATCCAGGGCTATCGCATCGAGCTCGGTGAGATCGAGGCCGCGCTCGATTCGCATCCCTCGGTGCGCTCCTCGGTGGTCAATGCCGTTGGGAAGCCTGGGGGTACCCGGCGCCTCGTGGCGTATGTCGTTCCCGGTGAAGGGGAGGCGAGTGCTTCCCCGGCGAGTGCTCCTCCGGCGAGCGCCCCGTCCTTGGCGTCTGCTCCGAAGCTGGTTCACGAGTACAGCGTTCTGGAGAGCCAGGGACCTGGGCTGATCACCGATGCAGTGGAGCGCCTGGAGTTCAAGCTGAAGCAGCACAACCTGCGCCCGGACTCGGGCAGCCGGACGTCGGTTCCGCTCCAGAAGCCCGAGCTTAACGAGGCCTTCCGCAAGAAGTACATGGAGCGGCAGAGCGCCCAGTCCTTCCTCTCCGAGCCTGTGTCTCTGGAGCGGCTCAGCGAGTTGCTGAGCAGCCTGATGCCGATCTCGCTGGAAGACTCCATGATGCCCAAGTACCGGTATGCATCGGCCGGTGGGCTCTATCCGGTACAGGTCTACCTGCACGTCAAGCCGGGGAGGGTCGGAGGCCTCGCGGGCGGCACTTACTACTATCACCCGAAGCGTCACGAGCTCGTGCTGCTGACCGCGGATGCGGCCCTGGATCCGAGCCAGCACGCGTCCCGGAACCAGCCTGTCTTCGAGGCCGCTGCGTTCTCCGTCTTCCTGGTCGGGAAGCTGAGTGCCATCGAGCCGTTGTACGGGACCATGGCGCGGGACTTCTGCATGCTGGAGGCGGGCTACATCGCCCAGCTCCTCATGAGCGCGGCCCCCTCCCACAAGCTGGGGTTGTGCCCGATCGGAGTGATGAACTTCGAGCCCCTGCGCGCGCAGTTCGCGTTGGATGAGCACCACGTGCTCCTGCACAGCTTCGTGGGCGGTGGGGCAGGGATTGCTGCCACGGTGGCCGCTCCGGCTCCCAAGGCCGTCTCCGCTTCGCTGGCGGACGAGCTGCGGCGCTATCTGGCGTCGAAGCTGCCGGAGTACATGGTTCCCTCGTCGTTCGTCATGCTGGAAGCCCTTCCGCTGACGTCCAACGGCAAGGTGGACCGGGGGGCGCTCCGCCCACCGGCCGAGCCGGTGGAGGCGGCGCAGCCCGTTCGCCGTACACCGGGCTCGGACGTGGAGCGCTCGCTGGCGGCCATCGTTCAAGAGGTGCTCCACCTGGACGAGGTGGATGTCCACCGCAACTTCTTCGATCTGGGAGGCACGTCCGTTCACATCGTGCAGATGCATCGCAGGATGAAGGAGCGGCTCAAGACCGACATCCCGATCGCGCAGATGTTCCGGTACACCACCATCAGCGCGCTGGCGGAGTTCATCAACAGTCAGCGCGCTCCGGCAGCTCCCACCGTGGCCGTTTCACCTCCACCGGCGCCCGTGGTGAAGGCTGCGGTGGTGCCTGCTCCAGCCATCCGTGAGGAGGCCGCTCCTCGGGCTCCGAGTGTGTCTGCCGTTCCCACGGCGCGCGAGACGGCGCTCACGCCTTCCACGGGACGGCAGGAGCCGATTGCCATCGTCGGCATGTCTGGCAGGTTCCCGGGTGCAAAGAACCTTGGGGAGTTCTGGCGGAACCTGCGCGACGGCGTCGAGTCGGTCTCCTTCCTGACGGAGAAGGAGCTGCGGCAGTCGATGGATGACCCCTCGATGCTGCGCGATCCCAACTACGTCCGGGCGAGCAGCGCTCTCGAAGACGTCGAGTTCTTCGATGCGGACCTGTTTGGCTTCATGCCGAAGCAGGCACGGATCACCGATCCGCAGCACCGCATCTTCATGGAGTGTGTCTGGGAGGCCATCGAGGATGCGGGCTACAACCCGCGCAAGCTCGACAAGCTGGTGGGCGTCTACGCGGGTGCCATCATCAGCAACTACCTCCTGTTCAACCTCGGCCCTTCGGTGGGCCGGGAGGGGGCGGTGCGGGACCTGCAGACCTTGATCGGGAACGACAAGGACTATCTGGCCACCCACGTGTCCTACAAGCTGGGGCTGAAGGGGCCCAGCCTCAGCGTTCAGTCCGCTTGCTCCACCTCGCTCGTGGCGGTCCACCTGGCGTGCCAGGCGCTGGCGAACAAGGAGTGCGACATGGCGCTGGCCGGCGGCGTGTCCGTGCGGCTGCCGCAGAAGTCGGGGTACCTCTATGAGCAAGGAGGCATCCTGTCGCCCGATGGGCACTGCCGTGCGTTCGATGCGAACGCCCAGGGAACCATTTTCGGCAGCGGCGCGGGCGTGGTGGTCCTCAAGCGCCTGTCGGACGCGTTGGCGGACGGCGACAGCATCCGGGCGGTGATCCGGGGCTCGGCCATCAACAACGATGGCTCGCTGAAGATCGGTTACACGGCTCCCAGCCAGGATGGTCAGGCCGCGGTGATTTCCGCCGCTCTGGCCGCGGCTGGCGTGAGCCCATCGACCCTCGGTTACATCGAGACGCACGGAACCGGGACGCCGCTGGGAGATCAGATCGAACTCTCCGCGCTCCAGCAGGTCTTTGGTTCCAGCACCGGTGCGGATGGCCGCTGTCCCATCGGCTCGGTGAAGACCAACGTGGGGCACCTGGAGGTCGCCGCCGGCATCGCGGGGTTGATCAAGACCGTGCTGAGCCTGCAGCACCGCCGGTTGCCGCCCAGCCTCCACTTCAAGAAGCCCAACCCGCAGCTCGAAGCTGGATCCAGCTCCTTCTACGTCAACACCCAGCTCTCCGAGTGGCCTGCGGGACAGCATCCCCGCAGGGCGGGCGTGAGTTCCTTCGGCATTGGCGGCACGAACGCGCACGTGGTGCTGGAAGAGGCTCCTGCGCATGGGCGTCCCGTGGCGGAGCGGGAGCGGCCCCTGCACGTGCTGAGCCTGTCGGCGCGCAGCGAGGTGGCACTGAAGGCGTTGGCAGGCCGGTACGCGCAGCACCTGGCGTCGTGTGGTCCCGTGAACCTGGCGGATGTGTGCCACACGGCGAACACCGGCCGTGCGCAGTTCAATCACCGGCTGGCCCTGGTGGCGGAGTCCCCCGCGCAGTTGAGCCAGCAATTGGCCCTGTTCGCCGAGGGAAGTGAGGCGGGGCAGGCCGTGGTGGGCCAAGCGCCCAGTGCTGGCAAGACGGAAGTGGTGTTCCTGTTCACGGGACAGGGGAGCCAGCACGAGGGGATGGGCCGTGAACTGTACGAGACGCAGCCGACGTTCCGGGCGAGCATTCAGAAGAGCGATGAGCTGCTGAAGCCGGTGCTGAAGGAGTCGCTGGTGGAGGTGCTGTACGGAGGGAAGGGGCACCTGCTGGAGCAGAGCGGGGTGTCGCAGCCGGCACTGTTCGCGGTGGAGTACGCACTGGCACAGCTGTGGATGAGCTGGGGGGTGAAGCCGGCGGCGGTGATGGGCCACAGCCTGGGAGAGTACGTGGCGGCGTGCGTGGCGGGGATGTGCACGCAGGAGGAGGGGCTGAAGCTGGTGGCGGCGAGAGGCCGGCTGATGCAGCAGCTGCCAGAGGCGGGGGAGATGGTGGCGGTGCTGGCGGCGGAAGGGAAGGTGAGGGAGGCACTGGCCGGGTACGAGCAGAGCGTGTCGGTGGCGGCGGTGAATGGCCCCGAGGAGACGGTGGTGTCGGGCCGAGCGGCGCAGGTGGAGCAGGTGGTGTCGAAGCTGAAGGAGAAGGGAGTGGAGTGCCGGAAGCTGAAGACGACGCACGCGTTCCACTCGCCGCTGATGGAGCCGATGCTGGAGGCGTTCGAGAAGGAGGCCGGGCAGGTGAAGTGGAAGCGGCCCGAAATCGAGCTGGTGTCGAACGTGAGTGGCGGGCAGGTGAAGGGGGAGGAGGGGTTGAAGGGGGAGTACTGGAAGAAGCACATCCGGCAGCCGGTGAAGTACTGGGAGGGGCTGAAGGGGCTGTACGAGAAGGGGTACCGGGTGTTCGTGGAGGTGGGCCCGAAGCCGACGCTGGTGAACGTGGGAAAGAGGAGCCTGCCAGGGGGTGAGGCGGAGTGGTTGGGGTCGTTGAAGCAGGGAAGCAACGAGTGGCAGCAGATGCTGGGGAGCGTGGGGAAGCTGTACGTGAAGGGAGTAGGGGTGGACTGGGCGGGGTTCGACCAGGACTACCCGAGGGCCAAGGTGGCGCTGCCCACCTATGCCTTCCAGCGGGAGCGCTACTGGATTGAACGCAGCCGCAGGACGGCCGCGAGCGCAGTGTCCAGCCCGGGCGCTCGCCAGTTGCTGGGACGGCGCGTGTCGTCTCCCACCCTCAAGGAGACGGTGTTCGAGTCCTTCGTGAGCACCCGTGCGTTCCCCTTCATCGAGGATCACCGGGTGAATGGCGCTGCGGTGCTTCCGGCCACCATCTACATGGAGATGGCCCAGGCTGCCGCCGGGGAGCTGTTCGGTGCTGGGTGCCACACCGTGGAAGGCCTGCTCATTCAAGAGGCACTCGTCCTGCAGGACGACGCGGAGCGCGCGCTGCAGCTCGTCCTCTCCTCCAGCGGAGACGACGCGTTCTCCTTCCAGATCTTCAGCGCACAGGCCGGTCCCGCCGAGCCGCAGCGTGAGGCGTCCTGGACGCTTCATACGGCGGGGACGATCCGCAAAGCCCAGAAGGGCGCTTCCGCGCCGCAGCCGCTGTCCGTCGAAGGCTTGCTGTCCTGGTGCCGGCAGACGGTGCCAGTCACGGCCCTCTACGAGAACTTCGAGGCCCGGGGCATCTCTTACGGCGAAACCTTCCGGGGCATTCAGAAGCTCCACATCGGCCGCAAGGAAGCGTTGGCCTGGGTTCAGCTCCCCGAGTCCCTGGACTCGGACGCGGCCCTGGCTCCCATTCACCCGGCGCTGCTCGATGCCTGCCTCCAGGTCTGTGGCGCGACGCAGCTGGAGGAGGGCGTTCCAGCACAGGAGGACGTGCTCTACCTGCCCGTCGGAATGAAGAGGTTCCAGCTTTGGCGCGCGCCCGGCACGGCGTGCTGGAGCCACGTCTCGATTCAGTCCCAGGACGCAGCATCCGACAAGACCTTGACCGGAAGCGTGCGCCTCCTGGATGCCACTGGCGCGGTGTGCGCCGAGATCGAAGGGTTGCAGTTCCGGCAAGTGAGCCGCGCCGCGCTGAACCGGGCTCTTCAGACGGGGCGCGAGTGGACCTACGAAGTGAAGTGGGAGCAGCGTCCGCGCACCGGCATTCTGGAGGATGCGGTTCTGGAGGGCACCTGGTGGGTGCTGGCGGATTCGGCCGGTCTCGGAGCGGGACTGATCGAGTCCCTGCAAGAGCGAGGCGCACGGTGTGTGGTGGTGCATCCTGGATCGGCCTATGAGGCCCGGGGAGACCGGACGTTCACCGTCAACCCGGCGCGAGCGGAGGACTTCGAGCGCCTGCTCGTGGATGCTCAGGGTCCGGCCCAGTTGCCCTGCCGCGGCATCCTCCATCTGTGGGGACTCGACGAGGGATTGCCGGTGGAGGAGGCGCAGGCGCTGGGATGCCGAAGTGTTCTGAACCTTGTCCAGGCACTCGGTAAGAGCCGCGTCGAAGTGTCACCGCAGCTCTGGATCCTGACGCGCGGCACCCAGCGCACGGGACACGAGACCCAGCCTCCCTCGCTGACCCACTCGGCCCTGTGGGGTCTGGGCCGCACGCTCGGGATCGAGCACCCCGAACTCTCGGTTTCGTTGGTGGACCTCGACGTGGGCTCCCGTGACCCGTCCCTGCTGATGGAAGAGTTGCTCCTCGGGCCAGACGGAGAGCAGGTCGCTTTCCGCAATGGGCAGCGCTACGTCTCGCGCCTCGCCCGCTGTGCGGCCCCGAACACCCAGTCCCCGGCCGTCCGGTTGAGGGACGACGTGAGCTACCTGCTCACGGGCGGGTTGGGGGCCATTGGTCTCCAGGTTGCCCAGTGGATGGTCGAGCGGGGCGCCCGGCACCTCGTCGTGATGGGACGCAAGGAGGCGGGCAGTGCGGCGCAAGAAGCGCTGAAGCCGCTGAAGGAAGCCGGGGCGCAGATCCGGCTGGAGCAGGGGGACGTCTCCCAACCCGGCGATGTGGCCCGGGTGCTCGCCACCCTCGCCCAGAGCGGTCCGCCGCTGCGGGGCGTGATGCACCTGGCCGGTGTGGTGGAGGACGGCATGCTGCAGCAGCTGGACTGGGCCCGCTTCCAGCGGGTGCTCGCTCCCAAGCTGCAGGGAAGCTGGAACCTGCACGCGCAGACGCAAGGGATGGACCTGGACTTCTTCGTGCTGTTCTCGTCCTCGTCCTCGTTGATGGGCGCCGCGGGCCAGGGCAACTACGCCGCCGCGAACGCCTTCCTGGACTCGCTCGCGCACCACCGGCGGGCGCTGGGGCTCAAGGCGGTGAGCATCAACTGGGGCCCCTGGAGTGGCAGTGGCATGGCGGCGGCCTTCGTGGGCACGGATCAGCGGCGCTGGGCGGACTTCATCGAACCTGCGCAGGGCCTGGAGCTGCTGGGCTGGGCGATGAGCGCAGGACAGGCGCAGGTGGCGGTGCTGCCCGTCGATTGGGCCAAGTACTTCCAGCGTTTCGGAGACACCGGCGCGACGAAGTTCCTGTCGAGGATGCTGGAAGAGACGCGGGGCGGCGCGGCCCGGACGCGGGAGCCCAAGCTGGTGGAGCGCCTCAAGGGGCTGACGCGCAACAGGCAGCAGGACGTTCTGCTGGAGTACGTCTACCACCAGGTCACCCAGGTGCTGGGCTTGGACGCCTCCCGGCCGCTCGCGGGCAACCAACGGCTGTTCGACGTGGGCATGGACTCACTCCTGGCCGTCGAGCTGCGGAACCGGTTCCAGTCGACCCTGGGCGTGGAGCGTCCCTTGTCCTCCACCCTGGTCTTCGACCATCCGAGCGTGGACGCACTCACCACGCATCTGGCGGCCGAGTGGCTTCAGCTGGAGCCCTTGACGCCGTCTGCTGGACAGAAGCCAGAGGGGGAGGAGGCCGCGGCTCAGACGCTCGCGAACCTCGAACAGCTCCCACAGAAGGAGCTGGGTTCGCTCCTCGATGAGAAGCTCGCGTTGCTCGAAAAACTGATGGGAGAGAGCTGA